Within uncultured Methanoregula sp., the genomic segment GAAATTCGGGAGTGAGAACAACGACCCGATGACCGCCGACGGTTTTGCGAGCAACCATGCCGGCGGAATTCTGGGTGGCATCTCATCCGGCCAGGATATTGTCGTGCGCATAGCTGTAAAGCCGACGCCATCCATAGCAAAGCTCCAGAAGACCCGGGATATTCACGGGAATGTGGTTGATATCACCGTTGGCGGCCGGCATGATCCCTGCATTGTCCCCCGGATTCTCCCGGTTGCCGAGGCCATGCTTGCGCTGGTGCTCGCGGATGCGGTGCTGGAGCAGGAAAAATACCGGCCCTGATCCCCGGGGAGAGGGACGGTTTCCCGGCTCTCATAACCTTTTTTTCGCAATCACCCGTTACCGGCAGGATTTTTTGGTGCATCAGCGGGAGCATCAATCGTACTGACGGCCCGGGGCAATGGTCCGGGTAATCTTGAGTAGCGACAGCGGACAAGTGGCGTGAAAGTGGTGGAAAGTCTTCGTGATAGGAAACAGTTAAAAATCCGGACCGGGCTAACGGCAATTAAAAAAGGGAATTATGCCATGGCATACGCGGGTTCGTCCATGACCTTGTAGCGGATACCGCCGGACGTGACAAACACCTCGCAGCGATCATTGCCCCGGGTTCCCGGTGCAACGATCTCATTGCCGGGAATGGGTTTCTTGCCATTGTTCATGACATATTCCGTGTATTCGGTAGCCGAGGTGTACACCCGCATCACGATTTTCTGGGTGAAGACATCTCCCGGGCCTCCTTCATAGAGGAGATGGATCTCGGAAGTAGGACGATCTTTGGTGAGAGCCAGGTTCACCTGCTGGGCTGTTGGCATCATCGCGATCGGTTCGGTTGTCGGCGCTGCAGAAACGGTTGTGGCAATTACCGGTTCTTCTGTGGGAACGGGAGTCGGAACCGGTGTCGCTTGCGTGGTGGGAGCCGGTGTCGCAGCAGGTGCAGTCGTTGTGCAGCCCGAAGCGAGCACGCACACCAGGACTGCAAGCACCACAAGGACGATAGTAGTACGGGTCATAGCAGGAATCTTGACGGTCATTCGTATTTCTTACTTGCGCTTCAGAAAAAATGCCAGGGAAGATACCGGTATACCATCAGCACGAAAAAACCGGTAAATGGTTCCGGAACCCCGCATTGTTATCTCTGCATGGTGCAGGCGCCAGCAGTATCGGAGGATTAATCACCGGTCAGGGCGAGAAATGGTAGATGGCACCAGACGCGGACCTGCAACGTGTGGTGGAACGGATGCAGCGGGTCGAAGCACTCAGCGGGACCGGCAGCTGGGATTACGTTCCTGCAACCGGCAGCATCTGGATATCTGAGGAAACGGCACGGATTCTTGGCATATCCCGGCCGGCTGACGGTATTGCCCTGCCAGGGCAGGCCGGTTCCGCTATCCCGGGTTGGGAACCGCTGAAACAGGGTTTTGACAGTCTGACCGATCCCGGAAACGAGTTCAATATCCTGTTTTCAATCGACCCTTCCGAAACCAGCCGGAAGATGATCAATGCAGCTGGCATTCTCGTGGCAGGATCCCCGGGCGGCAAGCCGCATATAACCGGGATGGTCAAGGAGGTCACATCTTCCAGTACATTCTTATCGGATCTTCCGGCACAGGTCAATTCTATCATGAATACGACGGGTCTTGAATCGCTTGATCGGACCTGCCAGCTCATCAGCACGTGGCTGGATGCGGACTGCGTCATGATTGGCGAGATCTTACCGGACGGGGAACAGGTGAATGTCCTGTCCATGATCCTCAGGGGCAAAATCGTCAGGGGCTCCACCTACTGCCTGAAAAACACCCCCTGCGAAAATGTGACAAAGAAAGGGTTCTGCCTGTACCCGGAACATGCTTCCGAGCTCTTCCCGGAGAGCAGGGACCTCTCCGAACTCGGTATCCAGGGATATCTCGGCATTCCCCTGCGGAGCCACAATGGCGAGATCATGGGGGTACTCTGTGCCCTCACCTGCCAGCCGCTGCATCCCCCGTCCGTTATCCGGCATTTTATCGAGCTCGTTGCTCCCAGGGCTGCGGCCGAGATCGAGCGGCGGCGTGCGGAAGAGGAACTCACCAAAAACCAGGTGCTTCTTGCCAATGCCATGGATCTTGCCCACATGGCCTGCTGGGAATACGACCCGGCCACGCGCCTTTTCATATTCGATGACCGGTTCTTTGCCCTGTACGGAACAACCGCGGAACGCGAGGGAGGCAGGTACATGGCACCCGAAGTCTATGCCAGGGAATTCATCCACCCGGACGATCGTGCCGTGATCTCCCGGGCAATGCAGACTACCATGAATTCCGCGGATCCCGAGTACACGGTGACACTGCAGCACCGGATGCTCAGGAGGGACGGGGAGATCCGGGACCTCATTGTCCGTATTGGCATTGCCAGGGATCCCGCAGGGAAGATCATCAGGTCGTACGGGGCAAACCAGGACATCACCGAGATGAAGCAGGCCGAGAGGGCCCTCCGGCAGGCAAACCAGAAGATCAGCCTCTTAAGCAGCATCACGCGCCACGATATCCTGAACCAGATTACCGTTATCCGGGCATATTTC encodes:
- a CDS encoding GAF domain-containing sensor histidine kinase, giving the protein MAPDADLQRVVERMQRVEALSGTGSWDYVPATGSIWISEETARILGISRPADGIALPGQAGSAIPGWEPLKQGFDSLTDPGNEFNILFSIDPSETSRKMINAAGILVAGSPGGKPHITGMVKEVTSSSTFLSDLPAQVNSIMNTTGLESLDRTCQLISTWLDADCVMIGEILPDGEQVNVLSMILRGKIVRGSTYCLKNTPCENVTKKGFCLYPEHASELFPESRDLSELGIQGYLGIPLRSHNGEIMGVLCALTCQPLHPPSVIRHFIELVAPRAAAEIERRRAEEELTKNQVLLANAMDLAHMACWEYDPATRLFIFDDRFFALYGTTAEREGGRYMAPEVYAREFIHPDDRAVISRAMQTTMNSADPEYTVTLQHRMLRRDGEIRDLIVRIGIARDPAGKIIRSYGANQDITEMKQAERALRQANQKISLLSSITRHDILNQITVIRAYFRNARKKVADPVVTEYIDRMDNVAQKIQSQINFTRVYQDLGTDSPRWIVLEETMPAVPDTLRFDTDLKNLAVYADPMFMKVFSNLLDNSVRHGGHVTAISVSVTKEGETATILWEDDGEGIAAEEKSLIFEHGYGRNTGLGLSLAREILAITGITIIETGIPGEGARFEIRVPKGAYR